The Porites lutea chromosome 11, jaPorLute2.1, whole genome shotgun sequence genome includes a region encoding these proteins:
- the LOC140953395 gene encoding uncharacterized protein, protein MPPEPRVIIVSKVRERYGTAYLEATKREGEEIPVDFVGNKYNDTTEFFVGRDDKGHNTFSCYIEGQEYFLFTDSNDDVCLMSSIGRNPLNDVRFLFNVERIHDGSKYCRIKSAQTRKFLVSQETGEASMENVMSVRNRQAWFQFIHVQDDTVTDRSVHTIREDSVCAARTFIIPEAVSCTWTKVYSK, encoded by the exons ATGCCGCCGGAACCAAGAGTTATCATAGTGTCGAAAGTTCGAGAGAGGTATGGTACAGCATATTTAGAAGCAACGAAGCGAGAAGGCGAGGAGATTCCTGTGGACTTTGTTGGAAACAAATACAACGATACAACAG AGTTTTTTGTTGGACGGGATGATAAAGGACACAACACCTTTTCATGCTATATAGAGGGCCAAGAATACTTCCTGTTTACAGATAGTAACGATGATGTGTGTCTGATG AGTTCTATTGGCAGAAACCCTTTAAATGATGTCAGGTTCCTGTTTAACGTTGAAAGAATCCATGACGGTAGTAAATATTGTAGGATTAAGTCTGCACAGACAAGAAAGTTCCTTGTTAGTCAAGAGACTGGTGAGGCATCTATGGAAAATGTAATGTCAGTGCGGAACAGACAAGCATGGTTTCAATTTATTCATGTGCAAGATGACACGGTGACTGATAGAAGTGTGCACACGATCAGAGAGGATTCTGTCTGTGCAGCAAGAACTTTCATAATCCCAGAAGCTGTTTCCTGTACTTGGACAAAAGTATACAGCAAATAA
- the LOC140952238 gene encoding uncharacterized protein, whose product MTDQLPQKAGEKRPNNHEHYEEENDGTPKKQKVDLEDGPRRMIKEPEPFAIESTVSDGCLLTAKYKRDSIKLEVAFNSLDFDDPSTVFQIVKDDKREANFLSYSKNDEKFYLAVKKDSEVRLRKLLHPPATDKYFFYIKKINRKSDSPVTFKSYKSGEYLHCKSDNRRVVMEKARGNKQPRDRETWFKLLPRRQQPQEQLIQIQQDQLDGMENTSEGFLILENDDSEDDDPEPSVNNEDPIEGTDFEKHADDG is encoded by the exons ATGACCGATCAGCTTCCTCAAAAAGCTGGAGAGAAGAGACCTAATAACCATGAACATTATGAAGAGGAGAATGATGGCAcaccaaagaaacaaaaagtggATTTGGAAGACGGTCCAAGGAGAATG ATCAAGGAACCGGAGCCTTTTGCGATTGAGTCGACCGTTTCAGATGGATGTCTTTTGACGGCTAAATACAAAAGAGATTCCATTAAACTAGAGGTGGCCTTCAACAGCTTAGACTTCGATGACCCCTCAACAG TATTTCAGATCGTTAAAGACGACAAAAGGGAGGCAAACTTCCTGAGTTACAGCAAAAATGACGAGAAATTTTACCTTGCTGTGAAAAAAGATAGCGAAGTACGACTGCGT AAATTACTCCACCCTCCCGCAACCGATAAGTATTTTTTCTACATAAAAAAGATCAATCGTAAAAGTGATTCCCCGGTTACTTTCAAGTCATATAAATCAGGCGAGTATCTTCACTGCAAAAGCGATAACAGAAGGGTGGTCATGGAAAAAGCAAGAGGCAATAAACAACCGAGAGACCGTGAAACATGGTTCAAGCTATTACCAAGGAGGCAGCAGCCACAAGAACAATTAATCCAGATCCAACAAGACCAGCTGGATGGTATGGAGAACAcgtctgaaggctttttaataTTGGAGAATGACGATTCTGAGGATGACGATCCCGAGCCGTCTGTCAACAACGAGGATCCAATAGAGGGAACTGACTTCGAAAAACACGCCGATGATGGGTAA
- the LOC140952596 gene encoding uncharacterized protein: MTDRVRQEDKRKSANGFEKDDGIPLKEQNQQDSEDGQIFEPFNECLVSIQPKIGSEFDFLKAEDYENPKRLNVKLEKSDCNDPETVFQILKSVEKMANFVKYSRNEGNFYLAAENDMEVQLRKLENPPEFDEYFFFIKKVNDECGPDSPVTLQSKKTGDYVHCSSDTGRVFMKKAVGNESPSDRETWFKLVDRVEPQDKLTSDVDSVDGSEVQKEATMNELNHEDKTNSHSSLESASNTEKKNGDGDSREEALEEEANDGKHVILNLQDSKKKTSDEQKVVKPEEQGNGNLRENDSC; encoded by the exons ATGACCGATCGTGTTCGCCAGGAAGATAAAAGGAAAAGTGCGAATGGATTTGAAAAGGATGATGGAATCCCACTAAAGGAACAAAACCAGCAGGATTCAGAAGATGGTCAAATATTCGAACCG TTCAACGAATGTCTTGTCTCGATCCAGCCGAAAATTGGATCAGAGTTTGACTTCTTGAAAGCTGAAGACTATGAAAATCCTAAGAGACTAAATGTGAAGTTAGAGAAATCAGACTGCAATGATCCAGAAACAG TATTTCAGATCCTAAAAAGCGTAGAAAAGATGGCGAATTTCGTGAAGTACAGCAGAAATGAAGGGAATTTTTACCTGGCTGCGGAAAACGATATGGAAGTACAACTACGT AAATTAGAAAACCCTCCCGAATTCGACGAATACTTCTTTTTCATCAAGAAGGTTAATGACGAATGTGGACCTGACTCCCCCGTTACCCTCCAGTCAAAAAAAACAGGCGATTATGTTCACTGCAGCAGTGATACCGGCAGGGTGTTCATGAAGAAGGCCGTAGGAAATGAATCTCCTTCAGACCGGGAAACATGGTTCAAGTTAGTAGATAGAGTTGAGCCGCAGGACAAACTAACCAGCGATGTGGATTCAGTGGATGGCAGTGAAGTCCAAAAAGAAGCCACTATGAACGAATTGAATCATGAGGACAAGACAAACAGCCACTCTTCTTTAGAAAGCGCTTCaaatactgaaaagaaaaacggaGACGGAGACTCGAGAGAGGAAGCCCTCGAAGAAGAAGCAAATGACGGGAAACACGTGATACTAAATTTGCAGGATTCAAAGAAGAAAACCTCCGATGAACAGAAAGTGGTAAAGCCCGAGGAACAGGGGAATggaaatttaagagaaaacgaTTCTTGCTAA